A single genomic interval of Halichondria panicea chromosome 2, odHalPani1.1, whole genome shotgun sequence harbors:
- the LOC135332280 gene encoding cilia- and flagella-associated protein 58-like, whose translation MEENKAKAQGPGDGNGKTENSFESLEKDFQEVLAELMGDKSLERFRIEYEKLHRALKKSHESEKRLMHKCRELNSEIVANSAKVSTALKLSQEDKSTISSLKQEIEKLWKMVDAAHDKEARARDTINQLKLEIANLTKLVEQGAGLGIGQDSSVEELVKQKEELISKRDSYLEEIVQLRQTIQTANESQKSSEHEREVAEMKVNELREEITAKNQEMDRENRRKVKLEKDLKSTIAELEVRTMEAKSKQNQVLMADEEYKRCEQQLRETRTQFERTVKDNDILNQRLTKAQQDYENQLMQSDQLAGENSQKHAELKIKEEEVTGLKGEITRLSRLREKVARNLRSMEEQKMEVEGHREKLKQEIASMEREMEAQQKKAELDKKAFDDLVRERDILTKGMRKAEGTSEKMDHLVKTRNQAIQRLQQEIANYREEAKKQRQLIQSLERERDRYGKDAADAHQGTISQMEEVKRKEMQLYQLKKQIVEIESKLKQQHTLYEAVCSDRNLCSKNLIEARDEITEMKRKLKIMSHQIDQLKEEIASKEGALVKSNMDLVHIERDKESLSSELSARKQELETTKQLMENQRAEERKLRKIISEASAERTRQKKELEQVINERDILGTQLIRRNDELALLYEKIKIQQSTLNKGEMQYSQRLEDIRILKLEIKKMRRERGILSKNVANIDDLRRELYHIQRELLKERTRCKALEEELENPMNIHRWRKLEGSDPSTYEMIQKIHTLQRRLIQKTEEVVEKELLIQEKEKLYMELKQILQRQPGPEVAEQLQIYQQTLKEKTKQMKCMASELNMYDSQVSEHKMDIDRLQRELQEVKKNYYLQKKKEHQKRERDRVLGQGLGPPIIPLSKADMPRFAGGGFNLKQSQKA comes from the exons ATGGAGGAAAACAAGGCAAAGGCGCAGGGTCCGGGTGATGGCAATGGAAAGACTGAAAACAGTTTCGAATCCTTGGAAAAGGACTTTCAAGAG GTGCTTGCCGAGCTAATGGGGGACAAGAGTTTGGAGCGTTTCCGTATTGAGTATGAGAAGCTCCACCGTGCACTCAAGAAATCCCACGAGAGTGAGAAGAGACTTATGCACAAGTGCAGAGAGCTCAACTCTGAGATAGTGGCCAACTCTGCTAAAGTGTCTACTGCTCTCAAGCTATCACAAGAGGACAAATCAACCATCTCCTCTCTCAAACAA GAAATCGAGAAGCTATGGAAGATGGTTGATGCTGCTCATGATAAAGAGGCGCGTGCTAGGGACACTATCAACCAACTCAAGCTGGAGATTGCTAATCTTACCAAGCTGGTGGAGCAAGGAGCAGGGCTTGGTATTGGACAGGACTCCAGTGTGGAGGAGCTCGTGAAACAGAAGGAGGAGCTCATCAGTAAGAGAGACTCGTATCTTGAGGAGATTGTGCAA CTTCGTCAAACCATCCAAACTGCCAATGAGAGTCAGAAGAGCTCAGAGCACGAGAGAGAGGTGGCTGAGATGAAAGTGAATGAG CTACGTGAAGAGATTACTGCCAAGAATCAGGAGATGGATCGTGAGAACAGGCGAAAAGTCAAACTGGAGAAAGACCTCAAGTCCACAATAGCAGAACTAGAGGTACGCACTATGGAGGCCAAGTCTAAACAGAACCAAGTCTTGATGGCTGATGAGGAGTACAAGCGATGTGAGCAACAACTCAGGGAGACAAGG ACTCAGTTTGAGCGTACAGTCAAAGACAATGACATCCTGAACCAGCGTTTGACCAAAGCCCAGCAAGACTATGAGAATCAGCTCATGCAGAGCGACCAACTGGCAGGAGAGAACAGTCAGAAACATGCTGAGCTTAAAATCAAAGAGGAGGAGGTCACGGGACTTAAAGGAGAGATAACTCGATTGTCTCGGCTGAGAGAGAAGGTGGCCAGAAACCTGCGCTCTATGGAGGAGCAGAAGATGGAGGTGGAGGGGCATCGGGAGAAGCTCAAACAGGAGATTGCTTCCATGGAGAGAG AAATGGAGGCTCAACAAAAGAAAGCTGAACTGGACAAAAAGGCATTTGATGATCTGGTCAGAGAGAGGGACATTCTTACCAAG GGCATGCGAAAGGCTGAGGGTACATCTGAAAAGATGGATCACCTTGTCAAGACTCGGAACCAGGCAATACAGAGACTGCAACAGGAGATTGCT AACTATCGTGAGGAAGCTAAGAAACAGCGGCAGTTGATCCAGAGCTTGGAAAGAGAGAGGGACCGTTATGGCAAGGACGCGGCAGACGCTCATCAGGGAACCATCTCTCAG ATGGAGGAAGTAAAGAGAAAGGAGATGCAGCTGTACCAGCTCAAGAAGCAGATTGTTGAGATTGAGAGCAAGCTGAAACAGCAACACACCTTGTACGAGGCAGTCTGTTCAGATCGTAACCTCTGTAGCAAGAATCTTATTGAAGCTCGCGATGAAATCACTGAAATGAAAAGGAAGCTCAAGATCATGTCCCACCAGATTGACCAACTCAAGGAGGAGATTGCTTCAAAG GAGGGTGCACTGGTGAAGAGCAACATGGACCTGGTACACATAGAGAGAGACAAGGAGAGCTTGAGTAGTGAACTGTCTGCCAGGAAGCAGGAGTTAGAGACCACCAAGCAACTCATGGAGAACCAGAGGGCAGAGGAGAGGAAACTGCGCAAAATCATCTCAGAGGCATCAGCCGAACGGACAAGGCAGAAAAAAGAGCTTGAACAG gtgatCAATGAGAGGGACATTCTGGGCACTCAGTTGATTCGCCGCAATGATGAGTTAGCCCTCCTCTATGAGAAGATCAAGATCCAGCAGTCGACTCTGAACAAAGGGGAGATGCAATACTCACAGAGACTAGAGGATATTCGTATCCTCAAACTAGAGATCAAGAAGATGAGACGGGAGAGAGGAATTCTGTCCAAGAATGTGGCCAACATCGATGACCTCAG ACGTGAGCTGTACCACATCCAGCGGGAGTTGCTCAAGGAGCGTACTCGTTGCAAGGCTCTCGAGGAAGAGCTGGAGAATCCTATGAACATCCATCGCTGGAGGAAGCTCGAGGGAAGCGACCCATCTACGTATGAGATGATCCAAAAGATACACACTCTGCAGAGGAGACTCATTCAGAAAACTGAAGAG GTTGTTGAGAAGGAACTGTTGATTCAAGAAAAGGAGAAGTTGTACATGGAGTTGAAGCAGATCCTCCAGAGACAGCCAGGGCCTGAGGTGGCAGAGCAGCTACAGATCTACCAGCAGACTCTCAAGGAGAAGACCAAGCAAATGAAG TGTATGGCCTCTGAGTTGAACATGTATGACTCACAAGTGTCAGAGCACAAGATGGACATTGACAGACTGCAGAGAGAGCTACAGGAGGTCAAGAAAAATTACTACCTTCAGAAAAAGAAAGAACACCAGAAAAG GGAGCGAGATAGGGTTCTGGGTCAAGGGCTGGGCCCGCCCATCATACCACTGTCCAAGGCAGACATGCCACGCTTTGCTGGAGGAGGGTTCAACCTCAAACAATCTCAAAAAGCTTAG